In one Rhizobium lentis genomic region, the following are encoded:
- a CDS encoding LacI family DNA-binding transcriptional regulator has translation MRSKGKASATRGIRQLAEHLDISIGTVSRALNGKPDVNEETRRRVLAAAEELGYVANQSGRSLRQGETKVIGFMIESSQEVVENADNFFLGVTSGLQHCFARHKLDLLMLPCPADEDPCEYLKRMVARRIVDAMIISNTQRIDRRIDLLLRAKIPFLAVGRSLSAGNFPWVDLDFEGVAERAVERLVARGHRRIAITAPSTEANLGYVFVDSYRRALERHGIRFDPLLVIRVKSSEQGGYRAAQELLQFEDRPTAVILIYEIMAIGLYRRLTESGILPGRDLAVIGFRDAPRARFLQPSLSCFRMSLHDLGIAIGQTLLSNMPAYRAFYPDGGRNIIWPLELVSGESDAFEIGALT, from the coding sequence ATGCGGAGCAAAGGAAAAGCGTCGGCAACGAGAGGCATCCGCCAACTTGCTGAACACCTTGATATCTCGATTGGCACGGTCTCCCGTGCCCTGAACGGCAAACCCGACGTGAACGAGGAAACCCGCCGGCGCGTGCTGGCGGCGGCCGAAGAGCTCGGCTACGTCGCCAATCAATCGGGGCGAAGCCTTCGACAAGGAGAGACGAAGGTCATCGGCTTCATGATTGAATCCAGCCAGGAAGTGGTCGAAAATGCCGACAACTTTTTCCTTGGGGTCACCAGCGGGCTGCAGCATTGCTTTGCCCGCCATAAGCTCGACCTCCTGATGCTCCCCTGCCCGGCCGATGAGGACCCGTGCGAATATCTGAAGCGCATGGTGGCGCGACGTATCGTCGATGCGATGATCATCTCCAACACGCAGCGTATCGATCGGCGCATCGATCTTCTCTTGCGCGCAAAGATTCCCTTCCTCGCTGTCGGCCGCAGCCTTTCAGCCGGCAATTTCCCCTGGGTCGATCTGGATTTCGAGGGGGTCGCCGAACGCGCTGTCGAACGGCTGGTCGCGCGCGGCCATCGCCGGATCGCGATCACTGCGCCATCGACCGAGGCCAACCTCGGCTACGTCTTTGTCGACAGCTACCGCCGTGCGCTCGAACGGCACGGCATCCGCTTCGATCCCTTGCTGGTCATTCGCGTCAAGTCGAGCGAACAAGGCGGGTACCGCGCAGCACAGGAACTGCTGCAGTTTGAAGACCGCCCGACCGCAGTCATCCTGATATACGAGATCATGGCGATCGGCCTCTACCGGCGGCTGACGGAATCGGGGATCCTCCCCGGTCGCGACCTCGCGGTCATAGGCTTCCGCGACGCTCCGCGCGCACGCTTCCTGCAGCCCTCGCTCAGCTGCTTCCGCATGTCGCTCCACGATCTCGGCATCGCGATCGGCCAGACGCTTCTCTCTAACATGCCGGCCTATCGCGCGTTCTATCCGGATGGCGGCCGCAACATCATCTGGCCGCTGGAACTGGTATCCGGCGAAAGCGACGCGTTTGAGATCGGAGCCCTGACCTGA
- a CDS encoding type II toxin-antitoxin system Phd/YefM family antitoxin, whose amino-acid sequence MRMSFMTSAGFNQNPSKAKKEASERPLVITDHGQAAYVLVSYAAFQATWKAPKTLFSALRDPRADEREFEPERIGFDRTLEF is encoded by the coding sequence ATGAGAATGTCCTTCATGACCAGCGCCGGCTTCAACCAGAATCCAAGCAAGGCGAAGAAGGAGGCAAGCGAGCGGCCGCTTGTGATCACCGATCACGGCCAGGCAGCCTATGTGCTTGTCAGCTACGCCGCATTCCAGGCGACTTGGAAAGCGCCGAAGACGCTCTTTTCGGCATTGCGCGATCCTCGGGCGGATGAACGAGAATTCGAGCCCGAGCGGATCGGCTTCGACAGGACTCTCGAGTTCTGA
- a CDS encoding PIN domain-containing protein → MDEIVLAEFAGRILPFDTATASRAGLLPTADKRLSADAMIAATAPEHGLT, encoded by the coding sequence ATGGACGAGATCGTGCTGGCGGAATTCGCCGGGCGCATCCTGCCGTTCGACACGGCGACGGCAAGCCGGGCCGGCCTGCTGCCGACCGCGGATAAGCGTCTCTCCGCCGATGCGATGATCGCAGCCACGGCGCCGGAGCACGGACTGACGTGA
- a CDS encoding LLM class flavin-dependent oxidoreductase, whose product MTPRQLRLGAFMRPVSLHTGAWRYPGSYPDANFNFAHLKFFAQALERAKFDAFFMADHLAVLNMPVEALRRSHTVTSFEPFTLLSALAAVTERIGLVATASTTFDEPYHIARRFASLDHISSGRAGWNIVTTSNPDAALNFGLDEHVEHGERYHRAREFYDVVTGLWDSFADDAFIRDRESGLFFDPDKMHVLGHKGEELSVRGPLNIARPPQGWPVIVQAGQSDPGRQLAAETAEMVFCSPRDLAAGKALYADIKGRMEAIGRNRDHLKILPAAFVIVGDSIEEARGKRATLDSLVHYDSAIASLSIALGHDASAFDPDAPLPADIPDTNASKTGRAQVLKLAAEEKLTVRQLAQRYGGYAGLAFVGTPASIADEMERWLDEEGSDGFNVVFPYLPQGLLDVTDRLIPELQRRGLFRSEYEGTTLREHLGLPRPGNRFFAAGA is encoded by the coding sequence ATGACCCCACGGCAGTTGCGCCTCGGCGCCTTCATGCGTCCCGTCAGCCTGCACACCGGCGCATGGCGTTATCCCGGTTCCTACCCCGATGCCAACTTCAATTTCGCGCATCTGAAGTTCTTCGCCCAGGCGCTGGAGCGGGCGAAATTCGACGCCTTCTTCATGGCCGATCACCTGGCCGTGCTCAACATGCCCGTTGAGGCGCTGAGGCGCAGCCATACCGTCACTTCGTTCGAGCCCTTCACGCTGCTGTCGGCGCTGGCAGCGGTGACGGAACGTATTGGCCTCGTCGCCACCGCCTCCACCACCTTCGACGAGCCCTATCACATCGCCCGGCGTTTCGCCTCGCTCGACCACATCAGCAGCGGCCGCGCCGGCTGGAACATCGTTACGACTTCAAATCCCGATGCCGCACTCAATTTCGGCCTGGATGAGCACGTGGAGCATGGCGAGCGTTATCATCGTGCGCGCGAGTTCTATGATGTCGTGACCGGGCTCTGGGACAGCTTCGCCGACGATGCCTTTATCCGCGACCGGGAGAGCGGCCTGTTCTTCGATCCGGATAAAATGCATGTGCTCGGTCACAAGGGTGAAGAACTGAGCGTGCGCGGGCCACTCAATATCGCCCGCCCACCACAGGGCTGGCCTGTCATCGTTCAGGCCGGACAGTCCGATCCCGGCCGCCAGCTTGCTGCCGAGACCGCCGAGATGGTCTTCTGTTCGCCGCGTGATCTTGCCGCCGGCAAGGCGCTCTATGCCGATATCAAGGGCCGTATGGAAGCCATCGGCCGCAACCGCGACCATCTGAAGATCCTGCCTGCCGCCTTCGTCATCGTCGGCGACAGCATCGAGGAGGCGCGCGGCAAACGCGCCACCCTCGACAGCCTGGTGCATTACGACAGCGCCATCGCCTCGCTTTCGATTGCCCTCGGTCACGACGCTTCCGCCTTCGATCCAGACGCGCCGCTGCCGGCCGATATTCCCGACACCAATGCCAGCAAGACCGGCCGCGCACAGGTGCTGAAATTGGCTGCAGAGGAGAAGCTGACCGTGCGCCAGCTGGCGCAGCGCTACGGCGGCTATGCCGGCCTCGCCTTCGTCGGCACGCCGGCAAGCATCGCCGACGAGATGGAGCGCTGGCTGGATGAGGAAGGCTCGGATGGCTTCAACGTCGTCTTCCCCTATCTTCCGCAAGGTTTGCTTGATGTCACCGACAGGCTGATTCCCGAGCTTCAGCGCCGCGGCCTGTTCCGCAGCGAATACGAAGGCACGACGCTGCGCGAGCATCTCGGCCTGCCGCGGCCGGGGAACCGGTTTTTCGCCGCAGGGGCATGA
- a CDS encoding SfnB family sulfur acquisition oxidoreductase, translated as MNTVLRSTDQIRPLAARIGSDEEAIATARRLAAQFAARAAERDADRILPFAELDLLAQSGLLAITVPAQYGGLDVSNAVLAEITAILSEADGSIGQIPQNHFYILEALRTDGSEEQQRYFFGRVLAGDRFGNALSERGTKTVGHYHTRITHDGPGYRINGRKFYSTGVLFADWITIFALDPEDRLTMAFVPKGTEGVEIVDDWDGFGQRTTGSGTTILDNVYVSADSVVFHHKGFERPTTIGSVGQIIHAGIDLGIARAAFAETLDFVRKKSRPWMDSGLDRASDDPLTIAKVGQIAIRLEAATALVERAGNKVDAAQVETTEEKVIEATLAVAAAKVLTTEVAIEASNTLFELAGTSSVQTSLNLDRHWRNARTHTLHDPVRWKYHVVGNYHLNGVMPPKNGAL; from the coding sequence ATGAACACCGTGCTGAGATCAACAGATCAGATCCGACCCTTGGCCGCCCGCATCGGCAGCGACGAGGAAGCGATCGCCACCGCCCGCAGACTGGCGGCGCAATTTGCCGCGCGCGCCGCCGAGCGCGATGCCGACCGGATCCTGCCGTTTGCCGAACTCGATCTTCTCGCGCAATCCGGCCTTCTGGCGATCACCGTGCCCGCGCAATATGGCGGGCTCGACGTCTCCAATGCCGTGCTTGCCGAGATCACCGCGATCCTGTCGGAGGCGGACGGTTCGATCGGCCAGATCCCGCAGAACCATTTCTATATTCTGGAGGCGCTAAGGACCGACGGCAGCGAGGAGCAGCAGCGTTATTTCTTCGGCCGCGTCCTGGCGGGCGACCGCTTCGGCAATGCGCTTTCCGAGCGCGGCACCAAGACGGTCGGCCACTACCACACGCGCATTACCCACGACGGCCCGGGCTACCGGATCAACGGCCGGAAATTCTATTCCACCGGCGTGCTCTTCGCCGACTGGATCACCATCTTCGCGCTCGATCCGGAAGACCGGCTGACCATGGCTTTCGTGCCGAAGGGCACTGAAGGTGTCGAGATCGTCGACGACTGGGATGGCTTCGGCCAGCGCACCACCGGCAGCGGCACGACGATCCTCGACAATGTTTATGTGAGCGCCGATTCCGTGGTTTTTCATCACAAGGGTTTCGAGCGGCCGACGACGATCGGCTCTGTCGGCCAGATCATCCATGCCGGCATCGATCTCGGGATCGCGCGGGCGGCTTTTGCCGAAACGCTTGATTTCGTCAGGAAAAAATCGCGCCCCTGGATGGATAGCGGCCTCGATCGTGCCTCGGATGATCCGCTGACAATCGCCAAGGTCGGCCAGATCGCCATCCGGCTCGAAGCGGCAACCGCTCTGGTAGAGCGTGCCGGTAACAAGGTGGATGCCGCTCAGGTCGAAACGACGGAGGAAAAGGTGATCGAGGCCACGCTTGCGGTTGCCGCCGCCAAGGTACTGACAACAGAGGTGGCGATCGAGGCTTCGAATACGCTTTTCGAACTTGCTGGAACCTCGTCGGTACAAACAAGCCTCAATCTCGACCGCCACTGGCGCAACGCCCGTACTCATACACTGCACGATCCCGTGCGCTGGAAATACCACGTTGTCGGCAACTACCATCTGAACGGCGTCATGCCGCCGAAAAACGGCGCGCTCTGA
- a CDS encoding acyl-CoA dehydrogenase family protein: MSQSNVVFAVSRNPTREDLFARAEEISADLSRRAADLDREGRPPLAEIVKLKNAGLLNALHPTEIGGGGLDWVDGLKLVRILARGESSIGQLLGYHYVNSQYIYWALDPARAHALGSETVAKNLYWGAAVNPRDPGLVLTRRGNGYVLNGRKSFSTAARVSDYINANAALDDKITSFAVPTNRPGYVANDDWDNIGQRLSDSGSVEFRDFPVYEEDFVGAPAPPDVAPPVLSTFNTPFIQLVFVNFYLGTAEGALQAAVDYVRTITRPWITSGVERAADDPYILERVGEFTAELKASAALADSAAFAVQAGLARGRQVTARERGEAAAEAYAAKVHATHVSLDITSRVFELTGARSTADKYRFDRFWRNVRTHTLHDPVFYKAREVGEFVLNDRIPEVSLYS, from the coding sequence CCGCCCGCCGCTCGCCGAAATCGTTAAGTTGAAGAATGCCGGCCTCCTCAATGCGCTGCATCCAACGGAGATCGGTGGCGGCGGCCTCGACTGGGTCGACGGACTGAAACTGGTGCGCATCCTCGCGCGCGGCGAAAGCTCGATCGGCCAGCTGCTCGGCTACCACTATGTCAACAGCCAGTACATCTATTGGGCACTCGACCCCGCGCGCGCCCATGCGCTCGGCAGCGAAACGGTGGCGAAGAACCTCTATTGGGGCGCGGCGGTCAATCCGCGCGATCCCGGGCTGGTGCTCACCCGCCGCGGAAACGGCTATGTGCTGAATGGGCGCAAGTCCTTTTCCACGGCAGCGCGGGTCTCCGACTATATCAATGCCAATGCCGCGCTCGACGATAAGATCACCAGCTTCGCCGTGCCGACCAACCGGCCGGGCTACGTCGCCAATGACGATTGGGACAATATCGGCCAGCGCCTGTCCGACAGCGGCAGCGTCGAATTTCGCGACTTCCCCGTCTATGAAGAGGACTTCGTCGGCGCACCGGCTCCGCCCGACGTAGCGCCGCCCGTATTGTCGACCTTCAATACGCCGTTCATCCAGCTGGTCTTCGTCAACTTCTATCTCGGCACCGCCGAAGGCGCGCTGCAGGCCGCCGTCGATTACGTCAGAACCATCACCCGGCCGTGGATCACCTCAGGCGTCGAGCGGGCGGCCGACGACCCCTATATCCTCGAGCGTGTCGGGGAATTCACCGCGGAATTGAAGGCTTCGGCAGCCCTTGCCGACAGCGCCGCATTCGCCGTGCAGGCAGGTCTTGCGCGTGGGCGCCAAGTGACGGCGCGTGAGCGCGGCGAGGCGGCGGCAGAAGCCTATGCCGCCAAGGTCCATGCCACTCATGTCTCGCTCGACATCACCTCGCGCGTCTTCGAGCTGACGGGCGCGCGCTCGACGGCGGACAAATACCGCTTCGACCGCTTCTGGCGCAATGTCCGCACCCATACTCTGCACGACCCGGTCTTCTACAAGGCGCGGGAAGTCGGCGAATTCGTGCTGAACGACAGGATACCGGAGGTCAGCCTCTACAGCTGA